Within Parabacteroides pacaensis, the genomic segment GGAATGCACTATCGATTTATTTGCCTTTTCAAAAGAATGGGTACTGGCAATAACAAACTAGCCAAAGAACAGCATACGCCTATTGCTGTCATCCCGCGCTTGACGCGGGATCTCCGATCGTTAAAGCCGATGTGTGTCGATGGGAAATGGCGAGTCGTTGCCCGCTATGACGGAATTGGGAAGGCTTTTTATTATCTCTTTGTTTTTTTAAAGAAGTGGGTGCTGAAGATGAAAAAGGGGGAGAAATGATATTATGTAACACTCTCCCCCTTAAAGGAATAAAAATAAAAAAACGAAGGTTGGTTTTATTTTAGAATTATAGATCTGTTTATAGTTGATAAAAAATTTCGTGTCTGTCAAACTCTAACCAATAACGGATAGCTAAACGGCGTACATGCTCCCAATATCTTTCACTATGTAACCCGTACCGGCATATTCCTTCCGTTATATCGTTTTGTATCCGGATAAGGTATTCTGTTTTAAGCTGGAGTGTAATAGAGCGGTTCCAACAAGAAAAAGTCGCTTCCGGACGATTCTCTGTTCCTCCCGCTACTTTAAATAAACCATGCCCTACGGTAGCTCCTGTGCTTACTTGCAATCCATCATTCATACAACTGAGAGGAGGATGTGAACCCGCGTAAGAAGTAATCCGTACTTCGTCCGGTTTGGTACCTAATAATTCCTTGGCATACATGCCCATTTTTACTCCGATAATAGCATAAATACCTAAATGGCCATGTAATTCATTTGTCAAAACGCCCGCCCGCCATTCCGAAGAGCCGTGTCGTTTAATAATTTCTTGCACATGAATTTCCGGAGAATAAAGTTCCGGATCTTCCGGGAATTCAACAAAAACATGGGAAGAGCGTTTTGTTTTTGTTTGAACGAGAGTATCTACGGTAGAGTTTTTAAAGTCAAACATGTTTATTATATTTTATGTAAAAATGAATATTCGTAAAAATGTTTATTCTGCCTTATTGAAGATATGTTTTTCATATCAGTATTAGAGAACAATCTTTCCTGTCATTTTGTTTTTAAAAGTAAATAAATCGGATAGGGAATTATAAAATTACTAAGATAATATAAATCTAATAGCCTAAAAGCAAATAATCTCTAGTGTAAACCGAGAGAATTAGTTTATATTCAATGAGTTTTTATACCTTTGCAGGCAATTAACAAAAATGGAATGATTTAAAGAAGAATAATAATCACTTTATTAAGATATGGGAAAATATAAACTAATCAACAACGTATTGGGCTGGCTTGTTTTTGTTATTGCCTCGACCGTTTATTTGATGACTATGGAACCCACTGCTAGTTTTTGGGATTGCGGTGAGTTTATTTCTTCGGCTTACAAACTGGAAGTGGGGCATCCACCCGGTGCGCCGTTCTTCATGTTAGTCGCTAACCTTTTCACACAATTAGCTTCCGACCCTTCGAAAGTAGCCATGATGGTAAATTCAATGTCTGCTTTGTTTAGTGGTCTTACAATCCTATTCCTCTTCTGGAGTATTACACATATGGTGCGTAAAATCATTGTAAAAGAAGGAGAAGGAATCTCTTTATCTAATTTGATAACCATTATGGGGTGCGGATTAGTAGGAGCATTGGCTTATACTTTTTCGGATACTTTCTGGTTTTCGGCGGTAGAAGGTGAGGTATATGCCTTTTCATCCCTTTTTACAGCCTTGGTTTTTTGGTTGATTTTAAAATGGGAAGATGTGGCAGACCGGCCTCATGCCGATCGCTGGATTGTGCTGATTGCTTATTTGATGGGTCTTTCTATCGGAGTCCATTTGCTTAATTTGTTGTGTATTCCGGCTATCGTATTAGTTTACTATTATAAGAAATTCCCGAATCCTACCATGAAAGGAACGTTAGTTGCCGTATTGATTTCGTTTGCTATTGTAGGATTGATGATGTATGGAGTAGTTCAAGGGCTGGTAGAAGTTTGCGGTTGGTTCGAATTACTCTTTGTGAATAAATTAGGGATGTCTTATAATTCAGGCGTTTATGCTTATATTATTATTCTTTTGGGAGTATTGGCATGGGGTATTTATGAAACTATGAGAGATGAGATTCATCCTGTCCGGATGAAAATTGCTTTCATCCTGGGAGTTACTTTGCTGGGTATTCCTTTTATCGGAAGCGGATATCTATTCGGTATTTTATTTATTATCGTGTTAACGTCCGCTTTGTTTTATTTTAAGAAGGTAAATGTCCGGATGCTGAATACTATTTTGGTTTCTTTGCTGGTAATATTAGTAGGTTATTCTTCGTATGCTTTGATATTAATCCGTTCGAGTGCGGAAACTCCCATGGATCAAAATTCTCCGAAGGATATTTTTACCTTACGTACTTATCTGGCACGTGAACAATATGGTAAAACACCTCTTATATATGGTCAAACTTATGTGTCTGATGTTAAGCAACAGAATGTAGGCGGACATTGCACTGTTGTAACCAAACAAGGGGCGCCTATCTGGAGCCGGGTGATTAAAAAGGATAAAAGCGAAAAAGATCGTTATTATATTTCTAATTATGATACGGAATATGAATATGTAGATGAGCTGAATATGCTTTTCCCCCGTATGCATAGTGCTATACCTGCTCACGTGGAGGCTTATAAAGAATGGGCTCAGGTAAAAGGAACTCCGGTTACTTATAACAAGTGCGGGGAAGATGTCACGGTAATGCAGCCTACCTTTTTAGAAAATTTGAGATTTTTCTTTACGTATCAGTTGAATTTCATGTATTGGCGTTATTTCATGTGGAACTTTTCCGGACGCCAGAATGATATTCAAGGTCATGGTGAAGTGAATCATGGAAATTGGATTACCGGCATTAAATTTATAGATGAGTTTCTGGTAGGCCCGCAAGACGATATGCCGGATTATATAGCTAAGAATAAAGGACATAACGTATATTATATGTTGCCTTTGTTATTAGGTATTTTAGGATTGCTGTTTCAGGTTTATTCCGGACAAAAGGGTATTCAAACGTTTTGGGTAACTTTTTTCCTTTTCTTTATGACGGGTATTGCTATCGTGCTTTATTTGAATCAATCTCCTTTCCAGCCTCGTGAGCGGGATTATGCCTATGCAGGTTCTTTTTATGCTTTCTGTATTTGGATTGGTTTTGGTGTGGCTGCCATTGCCAAAGGTCTGGAGAGATACGGAAAATTATCCGGAGTAGCAGCGGGTGCGGTTGCTTCCGTACTGTGCTTGTTTGTTCCTATCCAGATGGGAGCTCAGAACTGGGACGACCATGATCGTTCGGGACGGTACGTTGCCAGGGACTTCGGAGCCAATTATTTGGAATCATGTGAGCCGAATGCTATTATTTTCACCAATGGAGATAATGATACGTTCCCACTTTGGTATAATCAGGAAGTAGAAGGCGTTCGTCAGGATGTCCGCGTATGTAACACGAGTTATTTGCAAACGTCTTGGTATATTGACCAGATGAAAATGCAGGCGTATGATTCGGATCCTCTGCCTATTTCTTGGAATACGGAAGATTATGTGCAAGGAACGCGCGATAGGATTTATGTATTCCCTTTCATAAAAGAAGCGGTAGATTTAGGCACAGCATTGGATTTTGTTCAGTCTAATGAAGAGAAGTATAAGAAAGCTCCAGGTGTTTCTCAGCAAGTGGATTATATTCCGTCGTCCACACTTACCTATAAAGTGGATTCAGCTGCGGTTATGTCGGCCGGTGTGGTTTCTCCGGATAAGGATTCGCTTTTATTGAAGGAAATGGTAATTGATTTGACGGGTAAGGAAGTATTAGGTAAACAAGAGTTGATTATTTTGGACATGTTGCGGACAAATAATTGGAAACGTCCTATTTATTATGCTATTACGGTAGGACCGGACCAATATGTGAGCTTAGACAAATATTTCCAACAGACAGGGATGGCTTACCAGATTGTTCCTATGGTTACTCAGGATACTTCACTGAGCGTCAATACGGATAAGATGTTCGATAATATGATGAATAAGTTCAAGTGGGGTGGTGTAGATAATCCGGATGTGTATCTCGACGAAAATATAATGCATATGTGTAAAAGTTACCGTATGGGTGTCTTCCCCCGGCTAATAGAAGCATTAATTGCCGAAGGTAAAAACGATAAAGCGTTACAAGTCGTCGATTATGCAATGAAAGTATTGCCTGCCGAAACCATACCGTTGGACTATAGTGCCATTTTTTTCGGTAATTTTTATTATACATTAAATCAACCGGAAAAAGCAGAGGAGATACTTGCGGGTATCGTAGACAATTCGTTCCGGAATTTGAATTGGTATTTCCGGTTGCGTCCGGGACAATTTGTTTCGGTCATGAGTGATATTCGTCAGGATTTGGGTACTATTCATGAAGCTTTGTCGATTGCAAAACGTAACAATCCGGAGTTTGCGAAGAAATACCAGGAAGAATTCGACAACTATTATATGGCTTATAGTAGTATTATCAGTGGAAATTCCAAACAAAAAGAATAGAATAAGATATGTTTATAGAACAACCCCCCTGGTTTTATAGGGTGCTATTTCCGGGGGCGTTCTGGAGACTACCCGCTCCTAAAAAGTGTGTTTATCTTACTTTTGACGACGGGCCTATTCCGGAGATGACTCCTTGGGTGTTGGATGTACTGGATAAATATCATATTAAAGCTACTTTTTTTTGTGTCGGGGATAATGTAAAGAAGTATCCTGAGGTATTTCAGATGATTTCTGAGCGGGGGCATTTATTCGGTAACCATACATTTAATCATATACAGGGATTGCAGTATTGGACCCCCAATTATATTGCCAATGTGGAAAAGGCGGACGGTTACATTCATAGTAACCTCTTCCGTCCTCCCCACGGGCACATGCGTTTACCGCAAGTTTTAACCTTAAGGAGACGGTATAAGATTATTATGTGGGATGTGGTAACGCGGGACTATAGTTGGCGGATGTCGGCCAACGGTGTTTTTAATGTAGTGAAAAGGTATACCCGGAACGGTTCTATTATTGTGTTTCATGATTCCCTTAAGGCGGAACCTCGTATACGGGAAGCATTACCTCGTTCCATCGAGTGGTTGCTAAAGGAGGGTTATGAGTTTAAGTTACTGAGCATGGATCATTGAAAATAGTTTTTTGTCATGAGGCGTATAGGAAGTCTTTTGTTCTTCTATTTTGTATTTACCTTTACTGTATCGGCAGCCACTTATGAGCTTCGGGAAAAGCTTCTTCAAATAGATGACTTGTCGGAGATAGATTCTCTTTCTTCAGGAGAATTTGCCGAAAAATATGTGATGTTTATGGAACAGCCTTTGGATCACCGGCATCCGGAGGCAGGGAGTTTTAAGCAAAGGGTTGTAATCAGCCACGTAGGGTTCGACCGGCCTACCGTACTGGTAACGGAGGGGTACGGTGGGGAGTATGCTTTGAATCCTTCTTACCGGGAAGAGTTGTCTCGTTTATTCAATACTAATCTTGTTTTCGTAGAACACAGGTATTTTCTGGAGTCTACTCCTCAACCTTTAAATTGGGAGTATCTGACGGCAGAGAATTCTGCGTATGATTTGCATCATATCTTTTCCGAGATAAAAAAGATTTACCCGCAGAAGTGGATAAGTACGGGTATTAGCAAAGGGGGACAAACTACTATTATTTATCGGACTTTTTTCCCGGACGATGTGGATATTTCCGTTCCTTATGTGGCTCCTGTTTGCAAGGGAGTGGAAGATGGGAGGCACGAGCCTTTTTTACGACAGGTTTCGACGGCGGAAGAGCGGAAGAAAGTGCAGGATTTCCAAATAGAGGTATTGAAACGAAGACAGGCTTTGTTGCCGCTGTTCGAATCTTACTGTAAGGAACGTGAGTTGACTTTTCGGGTTCCTTTGGATGAGGTGTATGATTATTGTGTATTGGAATATTCGTTTTCTATATGGCAATGGGGTACTCCTGTGAGCAGTATTCCGGAAATCCGGGAGGAGGATACTGTGCTGTTTGATCATCTGATGCGGATTAGCGGGCCTTCTTATTTTGCGGAGAATCAGCCTACTGTTTCGTTTTTTATTCAAGCTGCGCGGGAGTTGGGGTATTATGGTTATGATACCAGGCCTTTTAAAAAGTATTTATCTATTAAGACGGGGAAGGGTTATCTTCGCCGTATGTTGTTGCCTGAGGGGGTAGATATAGAGTTCAGCCCGGCTTTATATAACCGGATCAGGAGATTTATTACGGAGAATGATCCTACAATGATTTTTATTTATGGAGAAAATGATCCGTGGACGTCTGCGGGTGTTACGAATCTTCAGAACAAAAAGAATATGTTTGTCGCTATCCAGCCGGGAGGAAGTCATTTGGCCCGTATTGCTACTCTCCCGGAAGAGCTTAAAGAGAAGGTAGTGAGTCAGATTAAGGTATGGCTGGAAGGGAAGGTTACGGCTGGGGTATCCAAAGTCCATTAAATACAGAGACACGGAAGCACGGAGTTTTTATTATCAGCACTTTAAAACTCTCTGTGTTTCCGTGTCTCTTGTGTTGATTCTTTAAATATCAACTTTTAATACACCTTCGAGAGGGTGGGTAAAGGACGCCTTTCTTGATGGGAGATCCCGCGTCAAGCGCGGGATGACAAAAATCAGGCTTAGGCTGCTTGCCGGTTGCTTTGTTATTGGCATAACCCCCGCTTATGTATGTTTTAATTTTAGTCGAATCGTTTGTCCGCCGTTTATTCTGTATTTTATCAGTCCTTCGAGGGTTTCTCCGCAGGGAGGGTATTTTACCTTTTCGCGTTTATCTAACCACAACTCGAATTCAGTATCCGGGGGAAGTTGGAGGATGATTTCCCGTTTTCCTTTCAGTCCTTTGGATTCAAAGTTTATGGTGCCTTGATTGGTTTGGATATTGAATTGGGTATGGGTCAAATCTCCCGGTTGGGGATAAATCCTGCATTTCTTTGAACCGGGGGTTAAAGGAGTGATGCCTGCAATTCCTTGATACAGCATCATTAAAGGTCCTACGGCACAATGGCTCCACTGTGAGCTTTCGTCGGGACGGGCAGTCCAAAATTCTTGTAAGACATTATTTTCCCAGACGGACGACATACGGGCCCATCTTGTTCTTAAGTCATCTAGCACTACGTCTATCCTTCCTTCTTTACTGAGTGCCCACAGGCGCCATACGGCATTGCAGGGGTAAGAGAATCCCAGTTCTTCAGGGCATTCTACCAGCATCTTGAGGGATTGTTCTTTATTGTTGCCGGGGCATTGGTTGTAGAGGATAGCGGTGGCTAAGGAACGGTCGCAGTAACGGATTTCCTTTTCTTCTTCTATCCAGGGGAGGTTATTGATGAATATCTTTTTTTCTTTGTCCCAGAATTTGTTTACGCATGCTTCTTCCGTCTTTATCCCGTATTCTTTTATTCGCGATGCGTTTTCTTCGTCCCCGAATGCTTCGCATAAGGGGGATAGTGCGTACCGGCACATGGCGGCCGCGTATAAATTAAGGGCTAATTGTTTATGGCGGGTTTGTTTGTAGGCTTCGTGATCGATGTATACCGAACACATTCCCAGGTTTTCGGATGGTATGAGGTGTTCATCCGGGTCGGTAAGCGTTACCATATAGTTGAAGAATTTAATCAGGCGGGGATATACTTCCCGCAGTCCTTCTTTGTCTGCGGTATACATATAATAATGGTAAGAATCGAAACAGAAACCGATGCTATGGTCCAGGATAGGCCCCCAGCCGGTTAGTTGCATTTGCCTTTCTACTGTCCGGGCTAGCCTGTCCCATGCGGGCCAGCTATCCATAAAGTATCCGTCGATAGACGATCCCTGGCTGAATGTGTTTATAAAGCGGCGGGGCAATTCCGTTTCGCCGAAGGCTTGGAAGACGGTATGCATTTGGTGGCTTCCGTCTCCGCTGTATTGTTGGCGTTCGCGTGCCATTCCGTCTACCAGGGTTTCTTGGGCGCAATTGTTTAATGTGTTGACGGTTGCGTTCATGATGTGTTGCAGTGTATCGTCGGACAGTATGATGTGCGGCTCGTTTTTCCACGGGTAGATTCTGCGGCGCATTCCGACGGACGATATTTTTACCGGCCGGTTAAAGTTACGGATGTGTAGTTGCAGCCATCTGAAGCTTTCGAAGTCGAATGTTTCGAAGCGATTGATTCCTTCTTTGCATATAAACCGTGTCCAGGCATTGAAGTGCGAATTGATGATGGCGGGGCCTCCGGGCTTGTGTGCTTCGTGTACCAGGAGTTCGATGATGGTGCCTTCCGGAGCGTCGATTGTAAAATAGGGCCAGCCTACGCCTTGTTCTTTAAATTCGAAGGTTAATGCGGCTGCTTTATTTGCTTGGGGGGAAATTAGGTAGGTATTGTCGGGACGGGGTGTTGCGACTGGCTGGCTGTCAACTTCGAATGCATCGGGAACCAGCATGTCGAAATAGTCTTCGGCGGGACGTTTCCAGTTTATCCACATGGATTCCGTGAGTTTCCATACCGGCGTGTTTGTTTCGTGCATGAGGGGGATGCTGCGGGGGCGTATTTCCGAGATTTCCCGGTTCCCGAATATTTCCCAGATGTATTCGGACGACCAGTTGCATACGGCTGGGTCGGCTCCGTTGTTGCTGACTATGTTTGCTTGAATCCATTCCTTGTTGGGTTGGAAGGAAGTATCGTCCCAGCCATAGGGGAATTTACGGGCATCGAATTCTTCTTGCAGTGCCCTGAGGAACCAGCGTTTGTATTTGCCGGGTTGCCAGCTTTTGGGGAGGTAACATTTCCATGAACTGTCGCTTAAGATGGGTGTTCCGTCTACATCCAGGTTGAAGATGAATCCGGGTTTTCCCATGGGGTGTGTGCCGTCTCCTGTCCCGAAGAAGCAGACTT encodes:
- a CDS encoding formylmethanofuran dehydrogenase subunit E family protein, with the translated sequence MFDFKNSTVDTLVQTKTKRSSHVFVEFPEDPELYSPEIHVQEIIKRHGSSEWRAGVLTNELHGHLGIYAIIGVKMGMYAKELLGTKPDEVRITSYAGSHPPLSCMNDGLQVSTGATVGHGLFKVAGGTENRPEATFSCWNRSITLQLKTEYLIRIQNDITEGICRYGLHSERYWEHVRRLAIRYWLEFDRHEIFYQL
- a CDS encoding glycosyltransferase family 117 protein, coding for MGKYKLINNVLGWLVFVIASTVYLMTMEPTASFWDCGEFISSAYKLEVGHPPGAPFFMLVANLFTQLASDPSKVAMMVNSMSALFSGLTILFLFWSITHMVRKIIVKEGEGISLSNLITIMGCGLVGALAYTFSDTFWFSAVEGEVYAFSSLFTALVFWLILKWEDVADRPHADRWIVLIAYLMGLSIGVHLLNLLCIPAIVLVYYYKKFPNPTMKGTLVAVLISFAIVGLMMYGVVQGLVEVCGWFELLFVNKLGMSYNSGVYAYIIILLGVLAWGIYETMRDEIHPVRMKIAFILGVTLLGIPFIGSGYLFGILFIIVLTSALFYFKKVNVRMLNTILVSLLVILVGYSSYALILIRSSAETPMDQNSPKDIFTLRTYLAREQYGKTPLIYGQTYVSDVKQQNVGGHCTVVTKQGAPIWSRVIKKDKSEKDRYYISNYDTEYEYVDELNMLFPRMHSAIPAHVEAYKEWAQVKGTPVTYNKCGEDVTVMQPTFLENLRFFFTYQLNFMYWRYFMWNFSGRQNDIQGHGEVNHGNWITGIKFIDEFLVGPQDDMPDYIAKNKGHNVYYMLPLLLGILGLLFQVYSGQKGIQTFWVTFFLFFMTGIAIVLYLNQSPFQPRERDYAYAGSFYAFCIWIGFGVAAIAKGLERYGKLSGVAAGAVASVLCLFVPIQMGAQNWDDHDRSGRYVARDFGANYLESCEPNAIIFTNGDNDTFPLWYNQEVEGVRQDVRVCNTSYLQTSWYIDQMKMQAYDSDPLPISWNTEDYVQGTRDRIYVFPFIKEAVDLGTALDFVQSNEEKYKKAPGVSQQVDYIPSSTLTYKVDSAAVMSAGVVSPDKDSLLLKEMVIDLTGKEVLGKQELIILDMLRTNNWKRPIYYAITVGPDQYVSLDKYFQQTGMAYQIVPMVTQDTSLSVNTDKMFDNMMNKFKWGGVDNPDVYLDENIMHMCKSYRMGVFPRLIEALIAEGKNDKALQVVDYAMKVLPAETIPLDYSAIFFGNFYYTLNQPEKAEEILAGIVDNSFRNLNWYFRLRPGQFVSVMSDIRQDLGTIHEALSIAKRNNPEFAKKYQEEFDNYYMAYSSIISGNSKQKE
- a CDS encoding polysaccharide deacetylase family protein, giving the protein MFIEQPPWFYRVLFPGAFWRLPAPKKCVYLTFDDGPIPEMTPWVLDVLDKYHIKATFFCVGDNVKKYPEVFQMISERGHLFGNHTFNHIQGLQYWTPNYIANVEKADGYIHSNLFRPPHGHMRLPQVLTLRRRYKIIMWDVVTRDYSWRMSANGVFNVVKRYTRNGSIIVFHDSLKAEPRIREALPRSIEWLLKEGYEFKLLSMDH
- a CDS encoding S28 family serine protease, with protein sequence MRRIGSLLFFYFVFTFTVSAATYELREKLLQIDDLSEIDSLSSGEFAEKYVMFMEQPLDHRHPEAGSFKQRVVISHVGFDRPTVLVTEGYGGEYALNPSYREELSRLFNTNLVFVEHRYFLESTPQPLNWEYLTAENSAYDLHHIFSEIKKIYPQKWISTGISKGGQTTIIYRTFFPDDVDISVPYVAPVCKGVEDGRHEPFLRQVSTAEERKKVQDFQIEVLKRRQALLPLFESYCKERELTFRVPLDEVYDYCVLEYSFSIWQWGTPVSSIPEIREEDTVLFDHLMRISGPSYFAENQPTVSFFIQAARELGYYGYDTRPFKKYLSIKTGKGYLRRMLLPEGVDIEFSPALYNRIRRFITENDPTMIFIYGENDPWTSAGVTNLQNKKNMFVAIQPGGSHLARIATLPEELKEKVVSQIKVWLEGKVTAGVSKVH
- a CDS encoding alpha-L-rhamnosidase-related protein yields the protein MKRILLFLILVQITNVLAGEKANSALDLSPAKWIWYPSGRTLQNTFVLFRKEIYLDKEVTQAKGWILADSRYQLYVNGKRIQWGPAPSDPRWQEADPLDLTPYLQKGKNVIACQVCFFGTGDGTHPMGKPGFIFNLDVDGTPILSDSSWKCYLPKSWQPGKYKRWFLRALQEEFDARKFPYGWDDTSFQPNKEWIQANIVSNNGADPAVCNWSSEYIWEIFGNREISEIRPRSIPLMHETNTPVWKLTESMWINWKRPAEDYFDMLVPDAFEVDSQPVATPRPDNTYLISPQANKAAALTFEFKEQGVGWPYFTIDAPEGTIIELLVHEAHKPGGPAIINSHFNAWTRFICKEGINRFETFDFESFRWLQLHIRNFNRPVKISSVGMRRRIYPWKNEPHIILSDDTLQHIMNATVNTLNNCAQETLVDGMARERQQYSGDGSHQMHTVFQAFGETELPRRFINTFSQGSSIDGYFMDSWPAWDRLARTVERQMQLTGWGPILDHSIGFCFDSYHYYMYTADKEGLREVYPRLIKFFNYMVTLTDPDEHLIPSENLGMCSVYIDHEAYKQTRHKQLALNLYAAAMCRYALSPLCEAFGDEENASRIKEYGIKTEEACVNKFWDKEKKIFINNLPWIEEEKEIRYCDRSLATAILYNQCPGNNKEQSLKMLVECPEELGFSYPCNAVWRLWALSKEGRIDVVLDDLRTRWARMSSVWENNVLQEFWTARPDESSQWSHCAVGPLMMLYQGIAGITPLTPGSKKCRIYPQPGDLTHTQFNIQTNQGTINFESKGLKGKREIILQLPPDTEFELWLDKREKVKYPPCGETLEGLIKYRINGGQTIRLKLKHT